From one Rhizobium rosettiformans genomic stretch:
- a CDS encoding KAP family P-loop NTPase fold protein, with protein sequence MPTIDADRPITDQQTDEYGFAEMAKKLAPSIAELANGESVVFGIEGPWGSGKTSFLNFLRSSLETDQKPHVVTLAPWLIGDSRDLVSALIASMAPILADLEAKDPARKWYARKAKVAKAADLLKGYAVMTGRGLGPLAKMAGLAVPGLSIVGEAIELGTSTIGGLKGPSETQVKESIANRIRELNARFIVLIDDLDRLEPHQAVEVVRLVRSVADFPNVAYVLCYDRAILGHALETGLSVKDGDLFLQKIVQLTFTLPMPEPFDLRLSLRKKLIALFKHVAGRDLTGDESDDLMRSVDREGTRLRTPRDVKLVLNAVSFIYPSIANEVYFPDLCRIRLIKIVHPRLHQWIEEYLGSRSVLVSGDARINKSERARLGDRLLELMPDDDMESPNSIWSLLSFVPGLVKTDNSVERVFNSVSDRDIEQLVNARRLGSPFHSRFYFALSAPKAMIPEADMRSLREAAGQDVTATTRILDGFIEIERHYGQSWIEHLLMRLDDVELRTYSIDQLAGLATALAVSAGHAIRKHERIEALAVSLSTKIQWAVDLILTKIKRIDAAHVTTVTSDIFRRGDLAWLVGRYYRQQLYDHGRLGDRANPADQRVHTDAVMDQGRATLEARLSAATDDFLDFKDFGAFIFGWRDMSGVETPKAWVTQRIAADADFLKFLLQMRSWAASDRVYYPLRRDAVEIFVPWRDVITRLQEIERHADEETSRTLSSIKLSIKQGRDHAGDDFDAGEDSTQGEDHPDEAAANPAPADGEAS encoded by the coding sequence ATGCCAACCATTGACGCTGATAGACCCATTACCGATCAGCAGACCGATGAATACGGCTTCGCCGAAATGGCGAAGAAACTTGCTCCGTCTATAGCTGAGCTCGCAAACGGCGAGAGCGTCGTTTTCGGCATCGAGGGACCATGGGGTTCTGGTAAGACGAGCTTTCTAAACTTTCTTCGCTCCTCGCTGGAAACTGATCAGAAACCCCATGTGGTGACGCTTGCACCTTGGCTTATCGGCGATAGCCGTGATCTCGTATCAGCCTTGATCGCATCGATGGCCCCAATTCTCGCAGATTTGGAGGCCAAAGACCCAGCTAGAAAATGGTACGCCCGCAAAGCGAAGGTCGCAAAAGCAGCGGATTTGCTGAAAGGCTATGCCGTGATGACCGGACGCGGATTGGGGCCATTGGCGAAGATGGCAGGATTGGCGGTTCCTGGGCTAAGTATCGTCGGAGAGGCGATTGAGTTGGGAACCAGCACAATCGGTGGGCTAAAAGGTCCAAGCGAGACGCAGGTGAAAGAGAGCATTGCCAACAGGATCAGAGAGCTTAATGCTCGCTTCATTGTCCTCATCGATGATCTTGACCGGCTTGAGCCACATCAGGCGGTGGAAGTGGTGCGATTGGTGCGGTCGGTCGCAGATTTTCCGAACGTCGCATACGTACTTTGTTATGATCGAGCTATCTTGGGGCACGCTCTTGAAACCGGGCTGTCGGTAAAGGACGGCGACCTCTTTCTACAAAAAATCGTCCAGCTGACGTTTACGCTGCCCATGCCGGAGCCATTTGATCTTCGGCTCTCGCTCAGAAAAAAACTGATCGCTTTGTTTAAACATGTAGCTGGACGAGACCTGACAGGTGACGAGAGCGACGACCTGATGCGATCGGTGGACCGCGAGGGCACGCGGCTAAGGACGCCGCGGGACGTGAAACTTGTGCTGAATGCGGTTTCGTTCATCTATCCTTCGATCGCGAACGAGGTTTATTTTCCGGACCTTTGCCGGATTCGCCTAATCAAAATCGTCCACCCCCGCCTCCATCAGTGGATTGAAGAGTACCTCGGATCACGGAGCGTGCTGGTATCTGGCGACGCTCGCATCAACAAATCAGAGCGGGCGAGACTCGGCGATCGGTTATTGGAGTTGATGCCTGACGACGACATGGAGTCTCCAAACTCGATTTGGTCGCTGCTAAGTTTCGTACCCGGCCTTGTGAAGACTGACAACAGTGTCGAGCGCGTTTTCAACTCGGTGAGTGACAGAGACATCGAACAGTTAGTCAATGCGCGACGGCTCGGCAGTCCTTTCCATTCTCGGTTCTATTTTGCCCTCAGTGCCCCGAAGGCCATGATCCCAGAAGCGGATATGCGATCGCTTCGCGAAGCGGCTGGGCAGGATGTAACGGCCACTACCAGAATCCTCGACGGATTCATTGAGATCGAGCGGCACTATGGGCAAAGCTGGATTGAGCACTTGCTGATGAGGCTCGACGACGTAGAACTTCGAACCTACTCGATCGACCAGTTGGCCGGTTTAGCAACCGCACTTGCAGTCAGCGCCGGACACGCCATTCGCAAGCATGAGCGGATAGAAGCTCTGGCCGTCTCGCTTTCTACGAAAATTCAATGGGCGGTCGATCTGATTCTAACTAAGATTAAAAGGATTGATGCTGCTCATGTCACGACAGTCACCAGCGACATCTTCCGGCGAGGCGATCTTGCTTGGCTCGTGGGCCGCTATTACCGCCAACAACTCTATGATCATGGCCGCTTGGGAGACAGAGCAAATCCCGCTGACCAGCGTGTCCATACCGACGCCGTAATGGATCAAGGTCGGGCTACGCTCGAGGCACGGCTTTCGGCGGCCACCGATGACTTCCTGGATTTCAAAGATTTCGGTGCTTTCATTTTCGGATGGCGAGACATGTCTGGAGTCGAGACACCGAAAGCATGGGTGACGCAGAGAATTGCGGCGGATGCCGACTTTCTAAAATTCCTTCTTCAAATGCGGAGCTGGGCGGCGAGTGATCGGGTGTACTATCCATTGCGACGTGACGCCGTGGAAATCTTCGTGCCCTGGCGTGACGTAATCACCCGCCTTCAAGAGATTGAACGACACGCGGACGAAGAAACATCGCGGACCTTGAGCAGCATCAAGCTGTCAATCAAGCAGGGACGCGACCACGCGGGAGATGATTTTGATGCCGGCGAAGATTCAACGCAAGGCGAAGACCACCCAGACGAGGCGGCAGCGAACCCTGCCCCTGCTGACGGTGAGGCGAGCTAA
- a CDS encoding NAD(P)H-dependent oxidoreductase, translated as MSFLSRDAQPSRVLVLNGNPARDALCGAMAEKIADEARRRGQTVRLVHLEDLDFDANLKQGYRARMEWEPDIKAFADSLTWCDRLVIVHPLWWGSAPAQLKGLLDRVLVPGFGFQYIEGKAFPKPLLAGRKARVVITSDTPTFFLKWFYGNGWVKVLRRQILGFCGFKDLKVKYFSPVRGAKPEALAQMVEDAAGILG; from the coding sequence ATGTCCTTTCTGTCGCGCGATGCTCAGCCCTCGAGAGTTCTGGTCCTGAACGGCAATCCGGCCAGGGATGCCCTGTGCGGTGCCATGGCGGAAAAAATCGCCGACGAGGCGCGGCGGCGCGGCCAGACGGTACGGCTGGTGCATTTGGAGGATCTCGATTTCGACGCCAATCTGAAACAGGGCTACCGTGCGCGCATGGAGTGGGAGCCGGATATCAAGGCCTTTGCCGATAGCCTGACCTGGTGCGACCGGCTGGTCATCGTGCATCCACTCTGGTGGGGATCGGCGCCGGCGCAGCTCAAAGGCCTGTTGGATCGTGTCCTGGTGCCCGGTTTCGGCTTTCAATACATCGAGGGCAAGGCCTTCCCGAAGCCGCTGCTGGCAGGGCGCAAGGCCCGCGTCGTCATCACCTCGGATACCCCGACCTTCTTTCTCAAATGGTTTTACGGCAATGGCTGGGTGAAGGTGCTGCGCCGGCAGATCCTCGGCTTTTGCGGCTTCAAGGATCTGAAGGTCAAGTATTTCAGCCCGGTGCGCGGGGCCAAGCCCGAGGCGCTGGCGCAGATGGTGGAGGATGCGGCGGGGATTTTGGGGTAA
- a CDS encoding TetR/AcrR family transcriptional regulator gives MKLRQTRSRQTRDQILAAASDLFSRQGYEQTSIDQIATAAKVAKSSVFAHFGDKTNLLAALGLTEIEQLAEAGRKRVGIDSETPLDTQLVALLSPWLTYFCREPAFAGLYLSQAAIVTGPYTETFMRLCFEVEDQVAALFTRAYPSLTSGEARLYARGVQALFHEVIVFEMSEGLKQSRPNPAPPQQLLSQMLTIWTDGVAHRQALKA, from the coding sequence ATGAAGCTTCGCCAAACCCGCAGCCGTCAGACCAGGGATCAGATCCTGGCCGCCGCGTCAGATCTGTTTTCCCGTCAGGGTTATGAGCAGACCAGCATCGACCAGATCGCCACGGCCGCGAAAGTCGCGAAATCCAGCGTCTTTGCCCATTTCGGCGACAAGACCAATCTCTTGGCGGCCCTCGGCCTCACCGAGATCGAGCAGCTGGCCGAAGCCGGCCGCAAGCGCGTCGGTATCGATTCTGAAACACCGCTCGACACCCAGCTCGTCGCTTTGCTCAGCCCCTGGCTTACCTATTTCTGCCGCGAGCCGGCCTTTGCCGGGCTCTATCTGAGCCAGGCGGCCATCGTCACCGGCCCGTATACGGAAACCTTCATGCGCCTCTGCTTCGAGGTGGAAGACCAGGTTGCCGCCCTCTTCACCCGCGCCTATCCTTCTCTCACCTCAGGCGAAGCGCGCCTCTATGCCCGGGGTGTCCAGGCGCTGTTCCATGAAGTGATCGTCTTCGAAATGTCGGAAGGGCTCAAGCAGTCGCGGCCGAACCCGGCACCACCGCAGCAGCTCTTATCTCAGATGCTGACGATCTGGACCGACGGCGTCGCGCATCGGCAAGCTCTGAAGGCCTGA
- a CDS encoding PLP-dependent aminotransferase family protein, which yields MAKIIRTNSDWSASTPMLPAQGPRRLALYRSLRGLIESGQMKPGDKLPTTRDIAKRFGVSRGAAVAAYEMLVADGFAEARVGAGTYVAEAVPLLQAVPEPKVIEVQEVSAPLPGALGCSTADETTLRIFRMLMNRHLTQPSARHFHYNDPAGSHALRVEVAAYLKAARGVVCEPGQVIMTAGTQQGLDLAVRALLKPGDPVWIEDPCYAAARELFDGTGLAVNPVPVDGEGIDVSAGIAAAPEAKAVYVTPSHQYPLGVTLSMARRLALIDWARAAGAYIIEDDYDSEFRFAGPPLSALQGIDGEGRVIYLGTFSKTLLPGFRFGYLVVPRHLRERVLTIRRLTDRFPSTLAEDALTEFLRDGHFSAHIKRARKRVKAARDALVEALECARLTVSVPEQGLHLVAELDGAEDDVALAAEARAVGFGVKALSPLYHGETKRRGLVIGFSGFAPDVLAQAARRFVSGLQSLPMRDAVGPDRQHLR from the coding sequence ATGGCCAAAATTATCCGAACCAATTCTGACTGGTCGGCGAGCACGCCGATGCTGCCGGCGCAGGGGCCGCGGCGGCTGGCGCTCTATCGTTCGCTGCGAGGGCTGATCGAGAGCGGTCAGATGAAGCCCGGCGACAAGCTGCCGACGACGCGGGACATCGCGAAGCGTTTCGGCGTGTCGCGCGGGGCGGCCGTTGCGGCCTATGAAATGTTGGTGGCGGATGGTTTCGCCGAGGCGCGGGTGGGGGCGGGGACCTATGTGGCCGAGGCTGTGCCGTTGTTGCAGGCGGTGCCGGAGCCGAAGGTGATCGAGGTTCAAGAGGTGTCTGCGCCGCTGCCCGGGGCGCTCGGTTGTTCGACGGCGGACGAGACGACGCTCCGGATCTTCCGCATGCTGATGAACCGGCATCTGACGCAGCCATCGGCGCGACATTTTCATTATAACGATCCAGCGGGAAGCCATGCGCTCCGGGTGGAAGTGGCGGCCTACCTCAAGGCGGCGCGCGGGGTGGTCTGCGAGCCGGGCCAGGTGATCATGACGGCGGGCACGCAGCAGGGGCTGGATCTGGCGGTCAGGGCGCTTCTGAAGCCTGGCGATCCCGTGTGGATCGAGGATCCTTGTTATGCGGCGGCTCGCGAATTGTTTGACGGCACGGGGCTTGCCGTGAACCCAGTGCCTGTCGATGGCGAGGGGATTGACGTTTCGGCCGGGATTGCGGCTGCGCCTGAGGCGAAGGCGGTCTATGTGACGCCGTCGCATCAATATCCGCTGGGTGTGACGCTTTCCATGGCCAGGCGGCTTGCCCTCATCGACTGGGCGCGGGCGGCGGGCGCCTATATCATCGAGGATGACTACGACAGCGAGTTCCGCTTTGCCGGGCCGCCCTTGAGCGCGCTGCAAGGTATCGATGGCGAGGGCCGGGTGATCTATCTCGGCACGTTTTCCAAGACGCTGCTGCCGGGTTTTCGTTTCGGCTATCTCGTGGTGCCTCGGCATTTACGTGAGCGGGTGCTGACCATTCGCCGGCTAACCGATCGCTTTCCCTCGACGCTTGCCGAGGATGCGCTCACCGAATTCCTGCGCGACGGGCATTTTTCGGCGCATATCAAGCGGGCGCGCAAGCGGGTGAAGGCGGCGCGGGATGCGCTGGTGGAGGCTTTGGAATGCGCCCGGCTGACGGTTAGCGTGCCGGAACAGGGCTTGCATCTGGTGGCCGAGCTCGACGGTGCGGAAGACGATGTGGCGCTGGCGGCTGAGGCGCGGGCCGTCGGTTTCGGGGTCAAGGCGTTGTCGCCGCTTTATCATGGCGAGACGAAACGGCGCGGACTGGTGATCGGCTTTTCCGGTTTTGCGCCCGATGTGCTGGCGCAGGCGGCCCGGCGTTTCGTGTCAGGCCTTCAGAGCTTGCCGATGCGCGACGCCGTCGGTCCAGATCGTCAGCATCTGAGATAA
- a CDS encoding pyridoxamine 5'-phosphate oxidase family protein: protein MNDRPDTQSFPVTPRNRAKRLHERAAYDRDAVYAVLDAALLCHVAYVIDGQPYCTPTIHWRDGDWLFWHGSSASRMLKSQKAGIPVCLTVAHLDGLVLARSGFHHSANYRSAMCFGTAHIIDDPEEKAEALDAVVDRFYPGRTEVLRENDPQEAKGTMVIGMRIEEASAKVRAGGVSDDPADVDARVWAGVIPVETRLGTPEICPKVPEGVTYPDHLAHFQAGRRLDEVLTESQGLYEKLG, encoded by the coding sequence ATGAACGACAGACCCGATACGCAATCCTTCCCCGTCACCCCGCGCAACCGGGCAAAGCGCCTGCACGAGCGCGCAGCCTATGACCGAGACGCCGTCTATGCCGTGCTCGATGCCGCCCTCCTCTGCCATGTCGCCTATGTCATCGACGGCCAGCCCTATTGCACGCCGACGATCCACTGGCGCGACGGCGACTGGCTGTTCTGGCACGGCTCGTCCGCCAGCCGCATGCTGAAGAGCCAGAAGGCCGGCATCCCCGTCTGCCTGACCGTTGCCCATCTCGACGGCCTGGTGCTCGCCCGCTCCGGCTTCCACCATTCGGCCAACTACCGCTCCGCCATGTGCTTCGGCACCGCCCACATCATCGACGACCCGGAAGAAAAGGCGGAAGCCTTAGACGCCGTCGTCGACCGCTTCTATCCCGGCCGCACGGAAGTCCTGCGCGAAAACGATCCGCAGGAAGCCAAGGGAACCATGGTCATCGGCATGCGCATCGAGGAGGCCTCGGCCAAGGTCCGCGCCGGCGGCGTGTCCGACGATCCCGCCGATGTCGACGCCCGCGTCTGGGCCGGCGTCATCCCGGTCGAGACACGGCTCGGTACGCCCGAAATCTGCCCCAAGGTGCCGGAAGGCGTGACCTATCCCGACCACCTCGCCCACTTTCAAGCGGGCCGACGCCTCGACGAGGTCTTGACGGAGAGCCAGGGCCTCTACGAAAAGCTGGGGTGA